DNA sequence from the Treponema sp. OMZ 838 genome:
CGCGTACTGCGCGAAAAGGGTTTTTGAGGACAGCTATGGAACAAAAGAAAATTTTATGGGTTATCCTTTCGGTAAGCTTATTCGTATTGATTATTTTTGGTATTGCACTATTTTTATATTCACCGTCACGGAACAGCGCAACAGCACAGGCCGGCGGGGAAACGATTCCTTATGAAGCATCGGGAACTGCGCTGAATGTGGATCCGGATGCATGGGCACGCAATCCCGATAGGGTTTCCGGGCTGGATAGAAATGCACCCGCTGCTGCCGGAAATATTATCAATTTGAATAATTTGAATATCATTTCGACCGATGGACAGAACGGCCAAACAAACGGGATTGACGTTTCCGATTTAACCGTACAGGCAGGTGATGCCGATGTCTCCGGATTGCCGAAAGACTTGGCGGCACAAATCGGGATTGATACTGCGCCGGAACAGCGGGAAGAACAACCTGCCGCTGCAAAAAAAGAAGAAGCCCCTATCCAGCCGCAGACAGCTGCTGCGGTGCAAACTCAACCGAAACCGGCAGTAGAAAAAAAGCCCGCGCAAGCAAGCGCTTCGGTTACCGTTAAACCTAAGGCAAAAACGCCGGCTAAGCCTGCTGCGCCGCAGGTTCAGACCCTCTATTGGGTTCAGACCGCTTCGCTTGCAAGCAGGATTAACGCCGAACGCGCACGGGATAAACTTGCTGCGCAGCACATGAAGGTAGAGATTTTTACCAAAGAGACCTCTTCCGGATTAACGCATCGTGTAAGAGTTGGCCCCTTTACCAATAACACCGAAGCAAAGTATTGGCTGAATAGCATCAAAAAAATTGAAGGTTTTGAAAAAAGCTATGTTACGGAAGAAAAGGTAAAGACGAATAATTAAACATCTAAATTTAAGGAAACTGTCCAAAAATTGAAGTTTTTGGATAGCCTCTAAGCCAGGAAAGGGAGCCGCTTTTTTACCGGCTCCCTTTTTTTATATCAAAACTACTTCTTGTTTTTGCATAGATAACATGGTATATTCTATAAAATATTAAATAGCACCATTGTTCTAAACCGTCATGATTTTTGGCAGTATCCTGCCTGTAAAGTAAGGGGGAAAAGATGTCTTATCATAAATATAGCAAATATCCTATGTGTATCAGTATACTTATTGCTTTGGCTTTTACCGCCGCCTGTGGTTTACAGCCTTTTTCAAGCGTTAGAATAAAGGCAAACCCGACGGTTTATGTACCGCTGGGCGAAAAAAGTATTACTGAAGCTGAAGTATTCACAAAACTTGAAGAAACGCTGCAAAAGAACAATAAAAACATCCGGCTGTACCGGTATCAGCCTTCCGGAGGGGATGATAAACTCCGCTATTTAGTGCATTATCCGCTCCAAACATTAGAGCTTGATATAAGCAAGTATTTCAATGGGGATCCGCTGGGAAACGGCGGATCGGGAGACACCAATCTTCTTTCAAGAAAGTTTGATACGGAAATTTCCATCCCTAAAATAAATGAAAGTAAAAGTTTTAAAATAAATGCAGCGGATATTAACCAAAAACTTTTGGAAAAGTTTAATACCGATACACCTTTGTTCGTTTCAGTGCCCGCAATTTCAGGTGAGCATACTCTTCCGCCCGTTAATATTGAGTTTCATGGTTTCGAAAAAATAACGTTCGGTTCCGGATCGTATTTGGAAATTTCAACATCACCAAACTCGGGATCTTATACTATTACAAAAGCCAAAATGGAAAGTAACGAATGTTCCATTCCCGGAGATATAACAGGGCACAATGTACGGTTCCTGTTGGATAATAAAACAATAGGCAATAACATAAGCCTTACATTGACGGTAAAAGATGTGTCGGGCGTGGGGAATCTTACAGTCAATCGTACCTTGTATGGAATGATCATACGAGCAACCGGAGTAACTGCTAATCCGGAGATCACACCGGCGTCGGGAACGGTTGATATTCCGCTGCCGGAAGATTTCCGCAGTGCAACTATCGGAGAGGGGAAATTTAAACTGTCGATGGATATGCCTGCCGATTGGACGGGTATAACGATAGAAGAACAAACCAAAATAACACAGGCGGTGTCCGGTGGGCTCGCGATTAATCCGGGCAGCTTTCAGCCGTTAAACACTCCCGTTTCTCTTGCCGGAAAAACATTGAATAATCAACGGACATTGACCTATGAACCTAAGCTTAAAGTAAAGCTTGATAGTGCAACCTATACATATCAGGAGAATCTGTCTGTCAAATTTAATTTTTCCATAGATAAATTTGCTGCAATTACGATGACAAATAAAGCCGATTTTAATAAACCGCAATCAGAACCTGTTCCGGATGGAATAAAAGGCTGGGTTAAAAACATAGAATTTAATACGGCTTCTGTCAAAATAAAACTTAAGAACGGTTTACCTGCAGGAAATGATATAAACATTAGGCTTTCTTCCGATTGCTTTAAAATAACTCCCGCAGTGACAAAGACATTTGCTTACGGCGAAACTGAACAAGCGTATGACTGTAATAACGGAAATGCTTTTGTTTTGGATATTGAGACTCTGGATAATTTTGATTTAACAACAGCTGTACTTTTACCGGGGTATAATGAACACGATAACACCTTTACCTTGAATAATATACGTACGGATAGCAAAATAGAATTTTCCGGTGCCGTTCAGTTTAACTTTGATTGGAAAAAAATTATTTTAAAGGCAAAAGCTGATCAAAACATTTCTTTCCCACAGACGGGAAAGATGGACTTATCCGAGCTGACTTCAAAATTGAAAACAGCAGGTATACAACTGGAAGAAATCCCTGCGTATTTTTATGCGGGCTCCGATTCGGGGCTGCTTGGAAGTACAAAAATGAGTGTAAAATTAACGGCAACGTATATTAAGACGGGAGAGACGACTGATACACCGGCAGTCTTGGTAGACAAGAGTAATATTACCTTAAAAGCACTTCCTGCCGGAACATTCCCTTCGGATAAAATATTTACGGGCACTATTCCGAAGGCTATGCTTTCTATAAAGCATGGAGAGTCTGGTATTGAAAAAACCTTGGCGGGTATTATGAACGACTATCCGAAGGATTTGCAACTTACCTGTACGCTTAATATGATGGAGGGAATCGTTATTAACCGTGCGGATTATAATAATCTCAAAGATAAAAAGCCAAAGGTAAGTATCGATCTTGTTTTGGATGTGCCGGTAGGCTTTAAAGTAGGGTCGGAACAAACACCTTCATTGATGGATATGTTCGGTATAAATATGTCCGGCGCCGATTTATTCGGCAGGCGCAGTGCTCATGATAAACCTTTCGGCCTTGATGATCAGTTTCAGATTTTAGATTCATTACGGTCAATTCAGGTACGTATTAACTTAAAAAATGATTTGAGCGGTCCTGTGCCTAAATGTATATTGCGATTCAAAGACGGTTCCGGCAATGCTATTAAGGGTGAATCTAACAAACCCATTAAAAAAGAAATAGCAGCGGCTGCAGGAGAGTCGACGGTAACGCTCACTTCTTTAGAATTGAAAAAGCTTCTCGAAAAGTATCCCGTTTCGCCGGAGTTGGTGTTGGAACTACAGCCAGGCTCATATTCGCTTAAGCGTGATTTTAAACTGGGTGCATCACTTTCTGTTTCAGCCGAAACGGGTATCGATTATTCGATGAAAGTGAACTAATTACCGGAATATCCCGAGGAAAGTAAAATGAAAAAAAATGGTTTATTGTATTATATATCGTCCTAGGTCTTGTTACAGCGTTTGGACAGGATGCGGTAGGTACGAGTACCGATTCTGAAGTAGTAACCGAACAGGCAGCCCCAGCCGGCAGCCTTAAAACCGATGAGATAGCGGCAGAATCTCCCCAAGAAAATGCGGCTGCTCTACCCGAAAGCGAAGCTGCTGCTGCCGTTTCTGCTGCTGATGACGGCGGTACCGCACTGCCTGCGGCTGCCGAAAACGTTTCTGCCGCGCCTGCCGCTCATACGGATGCCGGAGTGACTGAATCCCCGGCTTCGCCGGCTCCAAACGCAAATGCTAAAGACGAATCTTCCGGCACCGGAATTGCTCCAGAACAGAACAATAAAGCTCAAGAGCAGAAAGATGTATCACAGTCGGTTGAAATGAATGAACCGGCACAGCAGACTAAGAAGGTTCGTCCGTTCTCTCTGCATACGGGATTTGTTGTTTCGGCTACCGCTGCCAATAATATGGTTTCTGTGTTGGATTTTTTTCGGCCTGAATTGGTTATCGACCTTAATCAACTTTCAAACGATACGATGAAATCGGGCATACATGTAGGTGCTCTTTTGGATGTTGACACATTTTTCCGGTTTACCGTATTGGAAAAACATACGGTAAAGTTTTCTATTACTGCTAATGGGGATGTATGGGGAAATTTGCCGAAGAGTTTGCTTGATCTTGCGGCTAACGGCAACCCGGCGATTGCAACCGGTCAGACAATTAATGGTACTTTGAATGCAAAGATCAATGTGTTCGCTGATGCCGGACTAATGTATCAGTTTAATAATCCAACTTACGGTTTTTCAGCACGGGTTGCATATTTTGCACCTGTCGCATATATGGAAAATCCCAGCGGAACATATAGTCTGTCTCCGCATATGACAGGCGGTGTGGTTGATGGTATTACACTGAAAGCTCAAGGTACTGCAAATATTTATGGGTATCTACCGGATTATTTAGCCAATAGAAATTTTTCTATACTTGAGGTTTTAAAAAACGGCGGTGTTGATTTAAGTTTAACCGGTGTATTCCGTCCAACAGGTTGGGTCGCGATTACGGGCGGTATCGACTACTTACCGATTATGCCGATCGTAACGACGAAAGGTATGCAGGCTGCATTTAACTATGACGGTTCTGTGACTAACCTTTTAGACGGTATTACGAGTGGGGGTACTTCCTTTTTCAACCAAACTACAACGACGAGCTTTTCCGGTACCTTGGCTGAAAAGAAAATTATGCGCCCGTGTAAGGTAAGTATCGGTGCCGATTTTAAGCCGTTCCAAAATGATTACTTGATTTTATCGCCGTTCCTTGCTTTTCCGATTCTTAATGCAAATCCGTATTATGTAGACGGAGGGCTTAAAATTGAAAGCCGTTTTGCAAAGGTTCTCGGCGTATATTTGGATAGCCGATATGTCGAACGGATGTGGAAGCATGAGTTTTGTCTTTTTATAGATTCACGCTGGTTTACGTTTAACCTTGCTGCATCCGTTGCCTCGCAGGATTTCAAGCGGGCATTTACAACGCTGTCCGGTCTGGGGATAAAGTTTGGTATTGGTTTCGGTTTCTAGGATGATCTTTTGAAAATATGCTGCGCATCTGCGTTGTCGCTTAACAAAAAACAGTCCTTGACGTACAACAAGTACGCCTGTGGGTGTTTTTTGTACGCTCCTAGCATCTGCACCGCCTCTTTTCAAAAGCGATGACAGGGGTGATACCCTTTTCATTGCAGCGTATAAATTAATCCTCAACGTATCATTTCCGACAAGGATGTCGGTCGTTCCACATAGCAGCAAGTTTTTCGTGAGAAAAACTTGTTGTTGAGAAGCGTACACGGGTGTACGCTTCTCAACAAGCTATTTTCAAAAGGCTAACGGAAAGCTAAATCCGTGTGTACCCTAATGCGTTTACCCTGTAAAAACCGATTGAATTTTTTTTAAAAATATGTAAACTATTGCTCAAATTTATTCCGACATGAGGGGGCGGGTATGATATACTCCGGGTCTGCGAATTTGGCAATTCTGGCGTGTCCGGGCGGCGAGCACTTTGCCGATGCGGTAATACAACATTTAAAGCATATTTATATAGAAAAATTTAATAGAAAAATAGATAAGTTAATAAAACGGTATAATTTACAAAAAGAAAACCTTATCCGAGATATCAATTTTTATAACGACCTTCTTTCTTCCGGTTTACATGAAAATAACGAAATTGAAAAAATCCGTATTCCTCGATTTAAAGTGAATGCCCGTTTTACCTATTTTATGAACGGCGAATTTAAAACGGAAATACTGGAATGTATCCGCGGAAAGAACGTCTTTATTTTTCAGGACGTAGAAAATCATTATCCGCTCTGGGTAAATGAAGGTAAAAACCAGCATGTTTTTTCGGTGAATGATCACCTTATGTCGATGATGGTCAGTATCGATGCTGTTCGGTATGCCGGAGCTGCGCATATTACGCTTGTAGTTCCTGTGTATCCGTATAGCCGCCAGCATAAAAAGAAGGGGCGCGAAGGATTAACTGCCAGTATGTTGGGGCATTTTTACGAAACGCTCGGTGTTGACCAAATTATTACGTTGGATATCCATTCCCGCGAGATTGAAAATGCCTTTCATACTGCCCGTATCGAAAATCTCCACGCAAGTTATCAGATTATTCGCGAGCTGATAAAAATTGAAAACCTTGCCGATCCCAATGCCGAGCTTGTTATTGTTGCTCCGGATAGTGGGGCGGTAGACCGGAATAAATTCTATTCCAGCGGCCTAAAAAAACCGCTCGCGATGATTTACAAAGAGCGCGATTATTCCGTTGTTACGCAGAATGCAAAGCAATCCAATATTGTCAATATCAATTTATTAGGTGATGTAAACGGCAAAACCGCCTTCCTTGCCGATGATATGCTCGGTACAGGCGGAACCCTGTTAAAGGCAATGGAATTCCTGAAAAGCAAGGGCGCAAAAAAAGTTATTGCAGCTGTGAGTTTGCCGTTTTTTACCGGCGATGCAATTCAGCTTTTTGATGAAGCATATAAAAAAGGACATTTTTATCGCATCATCGGTACCAATGCAGTATACCACGAAGAGTTGCTTAAGAAGGAATGGTATATTTCAACTGACGTTTCAAGATTATTTGCGCAGGCTATTTCGCGGCTGCATCATAATCAGTCTTTGAGCGGTTTATTGGATAATAGAGATATTATCGAACGGATGCTGCACGCAGCAGATCCGAATGCACAGAGTAAAACGGATAACAAACAAGATTAAGCAAAATCGGGGTTGATATGGATGTAAAACAATCAGCAGAGATGAGTGCTGTTATGCCCAAGAGATCGTTATTTTCTCATCAGGCGGCATGGATAAAGCCCGTTATCATTTTTATTATGATGCTGATACTGCTTATCCCTCTCGCGTTTATCCGTTCACTTGTCAACGATCGGGAAGGATACCGGCGGACTGCCGAAGCATCCATCATGGAACCTGCAGGAGGGGAGCCTGTTATTGAAGGACTCGTCCTTGCTGTGCCGTATGACGAATTTATCGAATATACGGATTCTTCCGGAAAGGTTGTTCAAAAGGGAAAAAAACAGACTATATTCTCACGGTTCCGGAAACATATAATCTGGTAACGCAGATTAATCCTTATCGACTTTCGCGGGGGATATTTACCGTCCCTGTTTTTAACGGCGATCTTGCAGTAACCGCCTCATTCTCAGGTTTTCAATTTCGCCAATTCAATATCGCGGAAAAAAACATCCGCTATAAAGATGCGGTACTTATTCTTGGGATAAAAGATAAAAAGACGTTAACTGCCTATCCTACGTTTTATGGGAACGGTAAACCGCTGCTCGAAGCGTTGACGGCTCCTACCGGGGCATCTCCGTTCCGCAATGCCGTGTATTACATGGTTCCGGAAGATATTGTGCGTTCCGGTTTTGCGATAGAAGGTTCTGTTTCGATACAAGGGGGTAAAAGCCTTTGTATCGTACCGCTTGCTGCGGACAACAGTTTCGCCGTACAGTCAACATGGTCTGCTCCCAGCTTTGCGGGGGGATGGCTGCCGAAAAACCGTACACTCGACAATTCGGGCTTTTCCGCCGACTGGCGTATTTCCGGTTTAAGTACGGTATTTCCCCGCAGTTGGAAAGCGCAGGATTTCAGTATATCCAAAGATACGGATGTGTACGATGAATATGACGGCTATGCGGCGAAAGCTTCTTCAAGCCTCCGCAGTTCGCCCGAAACGGTAAAAATCGGTTTTATTACACCCGTTAATCATTATTCGCAAGTAAAGCGCTGTATTACTTATGCACTTCTTTTTTTGGCGGTTCCGTTTCTAGCGATATTTGTATGTGAATTATGGAGTGCAGCGCGGATTCATCCCATCCAGTATTTTCTTATCGGGATTGCTGACGTTTTATTTTACTTGCTGTTATTGTCTTTTTCCGAACACGTTTCGTTTAATCTCAGCTATTTGATTGCGACGGCAGGTGTGTGTACCGTTGTCGGATTCTATACCGCTGCAATTTTTAAGCAAATTCGTTGGGGAATCTTGTTAACGGCGGTGCAAGCGGTGTCCTATTTTTTATTGTTCGGCATATTGCAATCGGAAGATTATGCACTGCTTATCGGCAGTATCGGTATTTTCTGTGTTGTTGCACTGTTGATGTTCCTTACTCGGCGGGTTGATTGGTATAGTACCCGTTTTGCCTCTGTACATACTCGTTCGGAAGTTGATGACGGCGATATAAACCAAATACTTACAAACGACGAATCTTTCTCCGGCGGCGTTCAATAGGTTCATGCATTACGGTATTTTCTGTGCCGATATCGGCACGTCGTCGCTAAAGGCGGCGTTTATTACCGAGGACGGAACAGTACTCAAGTTTATACGCTTGTTGTTCCCTCAACCTGTTCAGGCGGTAGACTGGGTGCAGGCCTTTTTTGCTGCATGGCATACCTTACCCGCTGATTATGTGATAGAAGCTATTTGTGTTTCCGGAAATGGTCCTTCGCTTGTTGCCGTACCTCAAAACTGCCCTATGCCGGAAGTAAGCATAAACTCTCCCGGACGCGTACCCAAGATACATATCAACGCCGCTACACCTTTGTCTGCCGTATCTTTACTCTCCACTGTTCCCCCCGATGATGTTATTAACGGTATTATTGACGCGGCTAAAAACGATACCTTGTTTTTATGGAATGAACCGGTACCGCAAGGGCTTACCATATCGGGGCAGCGGGGGGCTACCGTACCGGAGCTGCAAAAGGGAACTGCATCTATCCCGCCGGCGGGAGCCTCTCTTTTTTTGCCGCGGATTGCGGCTTTCCGTGCAAAATATCCTGATGTATTCGATAGCGCCGCCCTGCTTTTCTCCGGGCCGGAATATGTTTCCTACCTTTTAACCGGCACGGCGGTAACCAGCCTCCCTGATCCGCGCTACGAGGCGGCATATTGGAGCAAAGAAGAACTGTTCCGGTTTGCGGAAGTATTACATATCGATACGGAAAGACTAGCCGGTTTGCTGCCGCCTTTCGCAGCCGCCGGTACGGTAATCGGACGCTTTTGCGGTATTCCGGTTATTGCCGGTGTACCTGATTTTATCGCGGCGCTTATCGGGACGGGGACGTTGACGGCTGGTACGGCTTGCGACCGTGCCGGTTCAAGCGAAGGCATTAACGTCTGTATCTCACAGCCGCGCCGTGCCGAAAAAACGCTGCTGTTGCCGTCGGTTATGCCCGATTTGTGGAATCTGTCATCCGTTATTCCATCTTCCGGCGCAGCGTTTTCCTCGTTTCTGGTGTCTCACGGTTTTTTAGGAAACGATTATATCGCTGCGATGGAACGGATTGCGGAAGAGCCGTTCGTTGCTTCCGGTGCATATCCCGCGACCTTTGAGGGGCAGGGGCGTGCCTTTGTAGAGGATCTTGCGTTCCGTATTAGGCACGGCTGTGATTTACTGGAACAAGTTTCCGGGTTTCATCCCGTGTATACCTTGTCCGGCGGACAAGCGCATAATGCTATCTGGTGCCAAATGAAAGCCGATATGACCGGTAGAACTTTTGCACTCCCTGCTTTTGCCGACGGAGAATTGATCGGTGATGCGGCGTTGGCGCTCTACGGCCTCGGCAGGGGAGACACCCTTGCCGCTATCGCACAGCAGCTTATCCGCATCAAACGGTACTACGAACCGGAACCGGCTGTCGCTCATCGGTATACGGAAAAATACTCGCGGTGTTAATCCTGCTGTTTTAAAATTCCCTTGTTGTAGGCGCTAATCAGCATTTCCAAGTTTTGGATTTTTTCCTTCATGTCGGCGCCGGTGTCGGTATCCGCAACCCGCTTTCGTTCAACTAAGGTCTCAATCACCTCTTTGGTTGATTCGATGTCGAAGCCTTCGCGTAAAACTTTGTCAACGGACTCAAACGGATGGTGGCTTATCAGCGTCATTCCATAAGAGTTATATGTCAGCGTGTAGCCTGCAATGCCGGTAGTCTTTTGATAGGCTTTGGAAAATCCGCCGTCAATAACCAAGAGCTTGCCGCCTGCTTTAATCGGGCTTTCCCCTTTTGCGACTTTAACCGGCGTGTGTCCATTGACGATATGAGCGTTGCCACTTAATCCGAACTCCTTGAGTATCCGTGCGGCAAGCGTACCGTCATCCCGTTCCATTAGCTTATAATACGGCGAGGACGGCTCCTTATGCGTTGCCTTATCATCGATAAAGTAGCGTTCAAAGGTCGTCATCTTCGTTTTGCCGAACAGCGTTGAATCCTGATTGCACCATAAGAACCAGAGAAAATCCGCATTCTGCCCGGAGAAATAGGCTTCTCGCGCCATCTGGTCGTATTTATCCATCAAACTTTTGCCGTAATATACGGCGCCGTCTATCTCTTTCTCCTTAAAGCTGCCGTCCTCGTTCAGCAACAGGCAGGCATGAAAGAGCAGGTTGTTGTTGTAGCGCCGGTACATACTCCCCTTTGCATACAAAAAACGTACATGCTGCTTGAGTTTTTCACTTCCGACAAATGTATTGGTGAGTGTATCGATAAGGTACTGTTCTTCGTCGGTAAGCGCTGTTTGATGTGCGGGATCGATGGTGGGGAATGAGGTATCGTTTAGGGTATAGGTCTTCCCTTCAATTTCGATGGTGCCTGCCGCAGGATTAAGAGTCCGCAAAAGTTTCCGGTGTTCCATATTATACGATGGATGCTGCTCGATGATGTTTTCTTCAAGTTTGAATTGTATGATGCTGATTGCCTTATGCATTTTTGCCAGCAGTTCCGCATCGACATCGAAGGGCTTTTTTTCGTTTATTTTCGGCATAAACTGCGTACACGGATCGTCCTTATACACGTGTTGTGCAAAACTCACCAACGGCAAGAGGCTAATTCCATATCCATCCTCGATAGCGTCGATGTTGGAATAGCGGAGCGCAATCCGTACTG
Encoded proteins:
- a CDS encoding FGGY-family carbohydrate kinase, which gives rise to MHYGIFCADIGTSSLKAAFITEDGTVLKFIRLLFPQPVQAVDWVQAFFAAWHTLPADYVIEAICVSGNGPSLVAVPQNCPMPEVSINSPGRVPKIHINAATPLSAVSLLSTVPPDDVINGIIDAAKNDTLFLWNEPVPQGLTISGQRGATVPELQKGTASIPPAGASLFLPRIAAFRAKYPDVFDSAALLFSGPEYVSYLLTGTAVTSLPDPRYEAAYWSKEELFRFAEVLHIDTERLAGLLPPFAAAGTVIGRFCGIPVIAGVPDFIAALIGTGTLTAGTACDRAGSSEGINVCISQPRRAEKTLLLPSVMPDLWNLSSVIPSSGAAFSSFLVSHGFLGNDYIAAMERIAEEPFVASGAYPATFEGQGRAFVEDLAFRIRHGCDLLEQVSGFHPVYTLSGGQAHNAIWCQMKADMTGRTFALPAFADGELIGDAALALYGLGRGDTLAAIAQQLIRIKRYYEPEPAVAHRYTEKYSRC
- a CDS encoding fructose-bisphosphatase class III gives rise to the protein MKNVPAETLQQNIKYLDLLSRLFPNVTAAVEEVVNLKAILNLPKGTEHFLTDIHGEAEAFNHVMQNASGAIRRKVSEELSSTVSTDDLEELTTLIYYPKEKLELIKAEKKANITNWYELTIYRLVRVARATASKYTRSKVRKLLPKSFAYIMEELLQEDEHRFNKKDYYSEIIKSLVEYGRADLFIIELSEVIKKCTIDHLHIIGDIFDRGPSPHKVMDTLMAQNSLDIQWGNHDILWMGAAAGCRACVATAVRIALRYSNIDAIEDGYGISLLPLVSFAQHVYKDDPCTQFMPKINEKKPFDVDAELLAKMHKAISIIQFKLEENIIEQHPSYNMEHRKLLRTLNPAAGTIEIEGKTYTLNDTSFPTIDPAHQTALTDEEQYLIDTLTNTFVGSEKLKQHVRFLYAKGSMYRRYNNNLLFHACLLLNEDGSFKEKEIDGAVYYGKSLMDKYDQMAREAYFSGQNADFLWFLWCNQDSTLFGKTKMTTFERYFIDDKATHKEPSSPYYKLMERDDGTLAARILKEFGLSGNAHIVNGHTPVKVAKGESPIKAGGKLLVIDGGFSKAYQKTTGIAGYTLTYNSYGMTLISHHPFESVDKVLREGFDIESTKEVIETLVERKRVADTDTGADMKEKIQNLEMLISAYNKGILKQQD
- the creD gene encoding cell envelope integrity protein CreD encodes the protein MNPYRLSRGIFTVPVFNGDLAVTASFSGFQFRQFNIAEKNIRYKDAVLILGIKDKKTLTAYPTFYGNGKPLLEALTAPTGASPFRNAVYYMVPEDIVRSGFAIEGSVSIQGGKSLCIVPLAADNSFAVQSTWSAPSFAGGWLPKNRTLDNSGFSADWRISGLSTVFPRSWKAQDFSISKDTDVYDEYDGYAAKASSSLRSSPETVKIGFITPVNHYSQVKRCITYALLFLAVPFLAIFVCELWSAARIHPIQYFLIGIADVLFYLLLLSFSEHVSFNLSYLIATAGVCTVVGFYTAAIFKQIRWGILLTAVQAVSYFLLFGILQSEDYALLIGSIGIFCVVALLMFLTRRVDWYSTRFASVHTRSEVDDGDINQILTNDESFSGGVQ
- a CDS encoding inner membrane CreD family protein; this encodes MDVKQSAEMSAVMPKRSLFSHQAAWIKPVIIFIMMLILLIPLAFIRSLVNDREGYRRTAEASIMEPAGGEPVIEGLVLAVPYDEFIEYTDSSGKVVQKGKKQTIFSRFRKHIIW
- a CDS encoding SPOR domain-containing protein, whose translation is MEQKKILWVILSVSLFVLIIFGIALFLYSPSRNSATAQAGGETIPYEASGTALNVDPDAWARNPDRVSGLDRNAPAAAGNIINLNNLNIISTDGQNGQTNGIDVSDLTVQAGDADVSGLPKDLAAQIGIDTAPEQREEQPAAAKKEEAPIQPQTAAAVQTQPKPAVEKKPAQASASVTVKPKAKTPAKPAAPQVQTLYWVQTASLASRINAERARDKLAAQHMKVEIFTKETSSGLTHRVRVGPFTNNTEAKYWLNSIKKIEGFEKSYVTEEKVKTNN
- a CDS encoding DUF5723 family protein, with protein sequence MTESPASPAPNANAKDESSGTGIAPEQNNKAQEQKDVSQSVEMNEPAQQTKKVRPFSLHTGFVVSATAANNMVSVLDFFRPELVIDLNQLSNDTMKSGIHVGALLDVDTFFRFTVLEKHTVKFSITANGDVWGNLPKSLLDLAANGNPAIATGQTINGTLNAKINVFADAGLMYQFNNPTYGFSARVAYFAPVAYMENPSGTYSLSPHMTGGVVDGITLKAQGTANIYGYLPDYLANRNFSILEVLKNGGVDLSLTGVFRPTGWVAITGGIDYLPIMPIVTTKGMQAAFNYDGSVTNLLDGITSGGTSFFNQTTTTSFSGTLAEKKIMRPCKVSIGADFKPFQNDYLILSPFLAFPILNANPYYVDGGLKIESRFAKVLGVYLDSRYVERMWKHEFCLFIDSRWFTFNLAASVASQDFKRAFTTLSGLGIKFGIGFGF
- the prs gene encoding ribose-phosphate diphosphokinase encodes the protein MIYSGSANLAILACPGGEHFADAVIQHLKHIYIEKFNRKIDKLIKRYNLQKENLIRDINFYNDLLSSGLHENNEIEKIRIPRFKVNARFTYFMNGEFKTEILECIRGKNVFIFQDVENHYPLWVNEGKNQHVFSVNDHLMSMMVSIDAVRYAGAAHITLVVPVYPYSRQHKKKGREGLTASMLGHFYETLGVDQIITLDIHSREIENAFHTARIENLHASYQIIRELIKIENLADPNAELVIVAPDSGAVDRNKFYSSGLKKPLAMIYKERDYSVVTQNAKQSNIVNINLLGDVNGKTAFLADDMLGTGGTLLKAMEFLKSKGAKKVIAAVSLPFFTGDAIQLFDEAYKKGHFYRIIGTNAVYHEELLKKEWYISTDVSRLFAQAISRLHHNQSLSGLLDNRDIIERMLHAADPNAQSKTDNKQD